Below is a window of Caldichromatium japonicum DNA.
CCACGGCGGCCATGATGAAGGCCAAGCGCGATGACCATTGGTCATGGATGAGACTGCGTGCTTGCGACATGAGGCGGGTCCTCGTCGAAGATTGGGAATCGGATCGTCCTCATTTTCGGCAAAGCCCTGCCGTCTCACAAGGCATGCTGTCATCCTCGGCGGCTATGTCATAATGATTTGCTTAAGACAATGATCCATACCGCAGAGACCCGCCATGTCCAGGACCTTACTCCCCTGCCCCAGACCGCAATGGCAGTCGGGGCATAGCTGCTGGATACCGCTTCTGGCGATCGTATTGGTCCTCAGCCCCCTGCTATTCACCAGCAGCGCCTGCGTGAGCCGCCCCGACCGCCCCTTCGCTTACCCAAGCGCCGCCGTACCCAAACCCTATGTCAATGCCTCGGCACCTGCCCTGGACGCCGCGGATCTCTGGAGTCCCTTTGGCACGCCCCGCCGCGCTTGGTCCCTGCGCGAGCATTCGTCCGAATGGGCCCATCTCAACCGCGCAGCGTTGAACGTACAATCGGCAAGCGCCATGATCGTCGATGAACGCGGCAATGTGCTCTATGCCAAAAACCCGCGCGTCGTGCGGCCCATTGCCTCGGTCACCAAACTAATGACGGCCATGGTCGTACTGGATACAGGCATTTCTCTCGAGACGCCGATCCGCATCACAGCCGATGACCTGGATCGACTCAAAAACAGCCGCTCGCGCCTGCGGATCAATGACACGGTCCTAACAAGGCGGGAAATGATCATGGCTGCCCTCATTTCTTCGGACAATCGCGCTGCCCACGCCTTGGGGCGAACGACCTTCCGCGGTGGGACGGTCGAGTTCGTTCAGGCGATGAACCGCAAGGCGCGCGCCCTCGGGATGGTCAATACCCAGTTCGTCGATGCCTCTGGGCTCGATCCCCGCAACCGCTCGACTGCCGAGGACCTGGTCAAGCTGGTGCGCGCCGCGGCCAACTATCCCTTGATCCGCGAGGCCACCTCGCGCGCCGAGATGATCCTGCATCCATTTGGCGACGGCACCGCCTTGCAGTATCGCAACACCAACCCACTGGTGCGCAGCCCCGAATGGAGGGTCGAGGTCAGCAAGACGGGATTTCTCAATGAGGCTGGGCGCTGTCTGGTCATGCAGGCGCGCATCGCTGATCGCCGGTTTTATATGGTCTTTTTAGGGGGAAGCGGCCATTTGACACCCATGGGTGATTCCAATCGGGTGCGCGAATGGATTCTGGCCAGCAACCGCCTCACAGCCGCACGTTAATGACCCTTACGGAGAAGACAGCGTGAAACCCGTGCGCCGTCGCCCTTTGGCCAATAGTCGAGTTGCGCCCATGCGTTTACAAAAACTGCTGGCCGAGGCGGGCCTTGGCTCGCGCCGGACGATCGAGTCCTGGATCAGCGCTGGCCGCATCCGCATCAATGGCCGGCTCGCCCAGCTTGGCGACCGTGCCAGACCTACTGATCGGATTCAGATCGACGGGCACCCAGTGCTGTTTGGCCTCCAGCGCCCAGCCCCCCACCAGATCATCGCTTATCACAAACCTTCCGGAGAGCTGGTCACCCGCCGTGACCCCGAGGAACGCCCAACCGTCTTCCAGCATCTCCCTCGCCCTAAACAAGGGCGCTGGATCGCAGTCGGACGGCTCGATCTCAATACCTCGGGTCTATTACTGATCACCACAGACGGCGAGCTCGCCAACCGCCTGATGCACCCCTCATCCGGGATCGAGCGCGAATATGCGGTACGTATCCTTGGAACGGTCACGCCCCAGACCCTCGAACGCCTCACCCAAGGGATTGAGCTTGAGGATGGCATGGCGCGCTTCGAGCAGATCATCGATCAAGGCGGCTCAGGAGCCAATCACTGGTATCACGTGGTCATCCGCGAAGGACGCAACCGCGAGGTGCGGCGGCTGTGGGAGGCGGCGGGCTGCACCGTCAGCCGCCTGATCCGCGTCCGCTATGGCAACATTGCCCTCGGGCGACGGCTGTTTCCTGGCCATTGGCGCCCGCTGACCGATGAGGAATGCAGAGAACTCATGGCGTTGGCAGGGATACAAGCCCCGCCCATCGACACCATCACCAGCCGCCCTGAACGTATCGGCAAAGGGCGTGCGCTCGCCCCACAAACCCCCAACGCACACTTGCGTCCAGGGCCTGGCCTCAAGCGTCCCCGTTCCTGATAGGCCGAGCGAGATCGCCCCACTCAATCACCCCCTGAGCTTTATGCCGGCCGGTGAGGATTGGAATCTATCAACAGCAGCGGATGCAAAGGAGCGGGGTGCAGGGCGGCGTATGGATCAGTACCGCCCTACAGCAGGTCAACGGCCGACATCTTGACATCCTTCCCGACCTAAAAGGTGGGGCTTGGCGCGCATTGGGTCAGACTGGAGCAATCGGGACCCGCTCGGCAAATTCCGCCCCGCTCAGGATCGCACCAGCCATCTCGCGGCTTGGGATCGCTCCAACCTTCAGCCCCTCGAAGGCGCCGTCAACTTCGCTGGGCCGCGCAGACGCACGATCAGGCACAGCCCAAACAACAAGATATTGATCGCACCGACCAAGACAAACGGGGCATAAGGGGCGATATGGTCGAACAGCCGCCCGCCGATGGCGGTGATCGAAAGGATACCGATGGCGCCTGCGACATTGAATGCCCCCATCACCGAGCCGCGCGACTCCCGCGGAGCCTCCTGACCGATCAGCGACTGAGCGGCCAGATATACGCTGATCTGCCCGATCCCCAGCAGGATCAAAAAAACCAAGGCCGGGCCGGGACGCGGATCGCTCATCCAGATCACCGCCAGGTTACCAAGAGCCGCGAGAGCCATCGCGAGCGCCAACCCCGTCAACCGATCCAACCGATCCATGATCGGACCCATGATCGGCGCCCAGATCAGGGCCACCACCTGTACCAGGACAAAGATGATGGTGCCATTTTTGATCGCCGCCGAGGCATCCATACCAGCCGCCAGAGCCGCGGTATTCCCCCAGAGGATCAGAAAGGCGGCATTGACCGACTGATCGCCGCGCGCGATAAAGGCTGCCAGATAGGCGAGCAGGATGCGCGGATTCCGCGCCTGGGCAAAACCGCTGACAAAGAGATCACGCACCTTCAGCCGTTCCTCATGCCCAACGGGCGTCCCTTTCTGCAAACCCAGATACACCAACAACGCCACCATGACCGCAATCCCAGCAACCAGCTCATGGGTCAGATAACCGGCAGCGATGGCATCGAGACCCTGAGCGGTGAGCTGTTTGGGCAGGGTGCCGAAAACCTGATTGATGACCACGATCCCCAAGCCGCTCAATACACCCACGATGGCCACCAGCTTGCCGCGCGAAGGTTCCAGGGGATAATCGGCCATCACGGTGGACAGCGCCGTTGCTACTGTCACTACCCCCAAGGCATAGATGAAGCGATAGAGATACAGGTCGCCAACCGCCTGGGCAGTGGGATAGAGCACATAGGTCAGGGCCAACAGCAAGAATCCGAGCGCAAAGATCAAGCGCCGGCCCAGACGATCGACCAGGATGCCAGTCGGGATGAAGAGGGCCAGGGTGATGATCTCGGTCCAGAACACCAGATCGCCGCTGATGGTCCCTTGCTGGTCGGTCGGGATGCCGAGATGGGCGTTGAGGATATAGGTTTGACCGACAGTGATGAAGGTCATGAGCCCCAGCGAAAAAAAGGCGCTCAAGAGCAGCGTGACCGCCTGCCAGCGCGTCACACCTGGCATCAGATAGATCGGGCCAAGCCGTACAGAGTGCTCAAAAACAGACATCGCGTGTGTGTCTCAAAGACAGAGATAGACCAGATGATCCATTATTCCATCCACCCGCTGCCTTGTCTTCCCGGCCCGACCAGGGCCGCCCCTGCGCCATCGCCTCCAGGCCTCGAGTCCCCGAGCCCATCTCACTCACGTTGCTCGCGACGACCTATACCCCCATCTGGGCCAAGACGCTGATCTGCCTGAGCTTGGTGAGACCGCCCTGCCTGCCGCCCTGCGGCGCAGCGGACAGTGGTTGGATACCCTCTCCCTGTCGGCGCAACAGTGGATATGCCCAATGTGCGCGGCCCATCATGACCGCAAGCTGAATGGGGCAAGAATATCTCGACCGCCGGACTGGCCGTCCTGAATGGCCCTACGGTGAATTCTGCCGGAAGTGACGCCTGTGGGGAGGGAGGCGCTGGCTGGCTGAATCATCCGACGGTGAAACCGCCTGGCTGAGGCAGGACATCAGCTTTGTTCCTGCTTGCGCAGGGATGGGGCAGTCTGATGGAACGGTTCAGTCGCTGCCCTGACAGGCGGGGCAGACCCCGTAGATCACCAGTGACTGGTCCTTGATCTCGAACCCATGATGGGCAGCGATGCCAGCGAGATACTGCTTGAGTGCCGGGTCGGTGAACTCGACGATGGCACTGCATTTGATGCAAATCAGATGGTCATGATGCTCACCGTCGCTCAGCTCAAAGACCGCCTGCCCGCTTTCAAAGTGACGACGGCGCACCAGCCCCGCTCCCTCGAACTGGGTCAGGACCCGATAGACGGTGGCCAGGCCGATCTCCTCGCCCTGATTGAGGAGTTCCCGATAGACATTCTCGGCGCTGAGATGGCGTTTGTCGCTGCGCTCGAGGACGTTGAGGATCTTGACCCGCGGTGCCGTGACCTTGAGCCCTGCCTGTTTGATCTGTCGATTTTCCAATGGACGATGCCCCTGCGATCATGGCCCGGCCGCCGCGTGCTCCGACAGCAGGGCTGCTGTATGATGAATCGGTTTAGCGCAAAGTCATAAGCAGGACAAGATGCGAAAGATTGTGACTGTTTGGGGATCGATCGGGCTAGCGACTGCGCTCGCGCTGACTGGATGCGCACGCACCGCCAAACCCGAGGCTGCGCGCGGCTCGGTCCTAGAGGGGCTGCCATTTGTCTATAAGATGACGGTTCAACAGGGCACCCTGTTGACCGAAGAGATGATCGATGCACTTGAACTCGGCATGACCAAGCGCCAGGTCAGTTTTTTATTAGGCACCCCGCCGCTGGTGGACTTCTTTCATACCGACCGCTGGGACTATATCTATAGCATCCAACGCGGTCATCGACCAAGGGAGCAACACACCCTAACGCTGTATTTCAAGGACGACCAGCTCGTGCGTATCGAGGGCGATCGCCAACCTAACCCAGCGCGGCACAACACCCGCGCCCCTGAACAGATCTTGGTGGATGTCCCCGACCAGGAACCGCGTCAAGGGATCTTGCGTAAGGCACTCAAGGGCATTGGGCTTGAGCCTGCCGAATAATGCTCAAGACACTTGGCGTTTGCGCACCGCCTTGGGATCAGCAATCAAGGGGCGGTAGATCTCGATGCGATCACCCTCCTCAAGGACCTGGTCCATGGGCACGATCTTGCCGAAGATACCGACCTGATTGATCTTGAGATCGATCTCCGGGAACTGCGCTAAGATACCCGATTGTTCGATGGCTGCCTGGACGGTCGTCCCCCCTCTGACCTCAAGCGGGCGCAGGGCTTGACCCTGGGGCCCGACATAGGCCAGTGATACCTTGAGATATTCAGTCGCGGCCATAGAGGGCCTCGGCACGCTGGCAAAAGGCATCGACCAGGGTATTGGCGATCTGGTTGAACACCCCGCCGAATGCCCGGTCGATCAAGCCACCGGAAAACTCGAACTCGAGCTCGAGCTCAACCTTGGAGGCATCCTCACGCAACGGGGTAAAGCGCCAGGCGCCGGTCAGCTTGCGGAATGGGCCATCCAGCAGATCGATATACATCAAGCGGTTGCGCTCAAAGCGGTTACAGGTGCTGAAGGTCTGGCGGACTCCCAGACGATGGACGCTGATCTGGCCGCAGATCTGGTCCTCGGTCTCGGAGAGGACGCTGGCGCTATCGCACCAGGGCAAAAACTGAGGATAAGAGACCACGTCATAGACGAGCTCGAACATGCGGGCCGCCGAATAGGGAACGAGTGCGCTTTTTCTGACGATGGGCACGGGCGTTAGACAGGATCAGTCATGATCAGGATCGATTTTGCGGATGGTCCTTTTCGTCCCGGATATCCCTCTCTTTAGCAGACATACCGCCATATCCCTAACTGGCATTGCATCCATTTCTTCGCCGTTAGACAGTTGAGATGATTCGCTGGAACGATAGAGTGACTGTGATTGACGGATCGCCAGCAGCAGATTCTGCTCAAGGGCGAGGATGGCTGCATCAAGCCCGGCCTCACCGCTCTCTTTAGCCATCCCCTCCATCATCGACCACCTGACTCTGTTTGCTGCCGCACAACCTCGGCGAGCTGGGCGGCCAGTTGCTCGACCTGACTGCGCTCGCTGCCCTCGACCATGATGCGCACTAGAGGTTCAGTCCCCGAGGGGCGCAGAAGGACCCGTCCGCGTTCGCCAAGCCCCGCCTCAGCCTCATTGACAGCCCCCTGTACCTCTGGGTGTTCGAGGATCTGGCGGGGCTTGAGGGTGGGCACATTGACGAGCACCTGGGGATAGAGTTCGACCTCCTGGGCCAATTCAGCAAGCGTGCGCTCAAATTGGTTGAGTGCCGCCAGCACCTGGAGCGCCGAGATGATGCCGTCGCCCGTCGTTGTGCGGTCGCGGCAGATGAGATGACCCGAGGGTTCACCGCCGAGGATGCCGTCCGTTGCCTTGAGATGTTCCAGGATATAGCGGTCGCCGACCTTGACCCGTGCAAACCGCACACCCAAGCGTTTGAGGGCCTGTTCGAGCCCGAGGTTGCTCATGACTGTGCCCACTACCTCACCGCGCAAGGCACCGCTCAAGAGCCGGGATTTGGCGATGATATAGAGCAGCCGATCGCCGTCGATGAGCCTACCCTGGGCATCGACCATGACCACCCGGTCGCCGTCGCCGTCGAAGGCGATCCCCAGGTCCGCACCTTCGCGGATCACCGCAGCACAGACTGTTTCAGGATGGGTTGAGCCGACTCCCTGATTGATGTTAAAGCCATCCGGCTCGGTGCCGAGACGGATCACCTTGGCACCGAGCTCTTCGAAGACATAGGGCGCGGTATTGTAAGTGGCACCGTTGGCGCAATCGACGACGATTGTTACGCCTTTGAGATCCAGACTCTGGGGTGCGGTGCTTTTGCAAAACTCGATGTAGCGCCCCCCGGCGTCGTCGATCCGTTTGGCCTTACCCAGGCGGCTCGACTCGACGAGCTGAATCGGCTTGTCGAGCTCCGACTCGATGGCCAGCTCCAGCTCATCGGGGAGCTTGTCCCCACCTGGGGAAAAGAACTTGATCCCATTGTCCTCGAAGGGGTTATGCGAGGCGGTAATGACGATGCCGGCACTGGCGCGGAAGGTACGGGTGAGATAAGCCACCCCCGGGGTGGTCATGGGGCCCAATAAGCGGATATCGACCCCTGCTGCGACGAGACCGGCCTCGAGCGCTGACTCAAACATATAGCCCGAGATGCGCGTATCCTTGCCGATCAGGACCGTCCCACGCCCATTGCCGAGTACCCGCCCTGCTGCCCAACCGAGCTTGAGTACGAAGTCAGGGGTGATACAACCGCTGCCCACCCGCCCGCGGATGCCGTCGG
It encodes the following:
- a CDS encoding RnfH family protein, encoding MAATEYLKVSLAYVGPQGQALRPLEVRGGTTVQAAIEQSGILAQFPEIDLKINQVGIFGKIVPMDQVLEEGDRIEIYRPLIADPKAVRKRQVS
- the glmM gene encoding phosphoglucosamine mutase; amino-acid sequence: MRLRYFGTDGIRGRVGSGCITPDFVLKLGWAAGRVLGNGRGTVLIGKDTRISGYMFESALEAGLVAAGVDIRLLGPMTTPGVAYLTRTFRASAGIVITASHNPFEDNGIKFFSPGGDKLPDELELAIESELDKPIQLVESSRLGKAKRIDDAGGRYIEFCKSTAPQSLDLKGVTIVVDCANGATYNTAPYVFEELGAKVIRLGTEPDGFNINQGVGSTHPETVCAAVIREGADLGIAFDGDGDRVVMVDAQGRLIDGDRLLYIIAKSRLLSGALRGEVVGTVMSNLGLEQALKRLGVRFARVKVGDRYILEHLKATDGILGGEPSGHLICRDRTTTGDGIISALQVLAALNQFERTLAELAQEVELYPQVLVNVPTLKPRQILEHPEVQGAVNEAEAGLGERGRVLLRPSGTEPLVRIMVEGSERSQVEQLAAQLAEVVRQQTESGGR
- a CDS encoding D-alanyl-D-alanine carboxypeptidase family protein, translating into MSRPDRPFAYPSAAVPKPYVNASAPALDAADLWSPFGTPRRAWSLREHSSEWAHLNRAALNVQSASAMIVDERGNVLYAKNPRVVRPIASVTKLMTAMVVLDTGISLETPIRITADDLDRLKNSRSRLRINDTVLTRREMIMAALISSDNRAAHALGRTTFRGGTVEFVQAMNRKARALGMVNTQFVDASGLDPRNRSTAEDLVKLVRAAANYPLIREATSRAEMILHPFGDGTALQYRNTNPLVRSPEWRVEVSKTGFLNEAGRCLVMQARIADRRFYMVFLGGSGHLTPMGDSNRVREWILASNRLTAAR
- a CDS encoding MFS transporter, whose product is MSVFEHSVRLGPIYLMPGVTRWQAVTLLLSAFFSLGLMTFITVGQTYILNAHLGIPTDQQGTISGDLVFWTEIITLALFIPTGILVDRLGRRLIFALGFLLLALTYVLYPTAQAVGDLYLYRFIYALGVVTVATALSTVMADYPLEPSRGKLVAIVGVLSGLGIVVINQVFGTLPKQLTAQGLDAIAAGYLTHELVAGIAVMVALLVYLGLQKGTPVGHEERLKVRDLFVSGFAQARNPRILLAYLAAFIARGDQSVNAAFLILWGNTAALAAGMDASAAIKNGTIIFVLVQVVALIWAPIMGPIMDRLDRLTGLALAMALAALGNLAVIWMSDPRPGPALVFLILLGIGQISVYLAAQSLIGQEAPRESRGSVMGAFNVAGAIGILSITAIGGRLFDHIAPYAPFVLVGAINILLFGLCLIVRLRGPAKLTAPSRG
- a CDS encoding type II toxin-antitoxin system RatA family toxin, with protein sequence MPIVRKSALVPYSAARMFELVYDVVSYPQFLPWCDSASVLSETEDQICGQISVHRLGVRQTFSTCNRFERNRLMYIDLLDGPFRKLTGAWRFTPLREDASKVELELEFEFSGGLIDRAFGGVFNQIANTLVDAFCQRAEALYGRD
- the fur gene encoding ferric iron uptake transcriptional regulator, with the translated sequence MENRQIKQAGLKVTAPRVKILNVLERSDKRHLSAENVYRELLNQGEEIGLATVYRVLTQFEGAGLVRRRHFESGQAVFELSDGEHHDHLICIKCSAIVEFTDPALKQYLAGIAAHHGFEIKDQSLVIYGVCPACQGSD
- a CDS encoding outer membrane protein assembly factor BamE is translated as MRKIVTVWGSIGLATALALTGCARTAKPEAARGSVLEGLPFVYKMTVQQGTLLTEEMIDALELGMTKRQVSFLLGTPPLVDFFHTDRWDYIYSIQRGHRPREQHTLTLYFKDDQLVRIEGDRQPNPARHNTRAPEQILVDVPDQEPRQGILRKALKGIGLEPAE
- the rluB gene encoding 23S rRNA pseudouridine(2605) synthase RluB, which gives rise to MRLQKLLAEAGLGSRRTIESWISAGRIRINGRLAQLGDRARPTDRIQIDGHPVLFGLQRPAPHQIIAYHKPSGELVTRRDPEERPTVFQHLPRPKQGRWIAVGRLDLNTSGLLLITTDGELANRLMHPSSGIEREYAVRILGTVTPQTLERLTQGIELEDGMARFEQIIDQGGSGANHWYHVVIREGRNREVRRLWEAAGCTVSRLIRVRYGNIALGRRLFPGHWRPLTDEECRELMALAGIQAPPIDTITSRPERIGKGRALAPQTPNAHLRPGPGLKRPRS